A segment of the Scophthalmus maximus strain ysfricsl-2021 chromosome 11, ASM2237912v1, whole genome shotgun sequence genome:
CTCTGAGTTTTCAAGCCTGAAAACAGACTTTGGAAAATCTGCTGGCCCGGTTTTAGTACATTTGGAAACAATgtattcacttcctgtttgtttcttaTCAGTTAAGACTCAAATATCAGTGATGAATTCAAAGCATTGCTCACACtttctgtcagtaacagttccaccgCGTCATcgtcggtccaagaaaagaaatccctggtGTTACTTTTACCATTGCTGTGTGTCGTTCTGCAACTTAGCGACCAACTGCAAATAGACGATtggcttcctgtttacactggcatgCACATGtccagtgtacgtgaatggtcatgtgacatgcattttcaggtgtgttaatATGGATGGAGATGATGTTATTTctgattcatttattaatgtgCAAAGGGGTCAATGACCTTAGTGGTGGGATTAACCACAATAGTCAACAGAGTCTCCGAGGTATTGCGATAAATACAATCTGTGTCCTGGTTGTTGATTTATGCAGCGCAGTGAATCTTGGCACAGACATGCTGGAGTTGGACTGCCACCTGACGCAAGATGAAGAGGTAGTGGTTTCACATGATGCCAACTTGAAGAGGGCGACTGGCATCAATGCTCAAATCTCCGACGTCGCCTATGCCGTGAGTTTCTGCTCTGAAATTTCTCTTAAGTCGTTCAATTAACTACAGTTGTTTAACTTTCTCACCTCTCTTCCAGTTCTTTGAATTGTTTGGTGgtccatttttcatttgtctaGGCACTTGTGAAGTGTGaactttgatattttatttatcacagTTACTTTTGACTGCAGTaacatgtaaagaaaacacagaagtcAACGACTATGTTTAAGTCGAAAACTTAAAACTGAGAAAACCTGTGACTAGACACGTGCAATGATGCAATAGCATTGGTGGATCATGTGAGTTGATCAGTTGAGGTCCATACCAAGacagctgatgatgtcacatgatGAACTAtagcctgattttttttcaaagagaaaaagaaattgcatattcacacaaatacaatcccaaaagaaatgtaaatgggTTAAAATACTCTTAACACAATCGCAAACCTCCACAGAGGCTGAGCCAATTCCCACCCATATGCTGTTTTACCCAAAACTTGCaatcccatctccatctgaccttcatatttttttaacatgttatgtgtttgtgtcaaaattTCAAGTTTTGCCTTATTTCGCAATGATAGAAGCTGAACCTAATAGTTGTCGAAGTTTTGAATAgataatgaaacaaaagtaTTGGTTTATGCTGAGAGGCTTTATGGAGTCCCCCTCCAGTACAAGGTCACGTCTGCGATGACAACTAAACGTTGAGCGTCACGTCGGCGGAACTTATACTGATAAAGGCCACTGATCAATTTGCTAACGTAACCTTTAGGTTCATTAAAATAGTAATGTTTACTGTTTTAGTGACCTTAGAAGCACAGGGTTCTTCACATTAATCTTGCTTTGCCATGTCCTTGCTGTGTTCCTTTCTGTTCTATATTGACAGTCAGTATTGTGAAAGCCTTCAGGCTTAAATTCCTGTCCATTAACCACTGACTGCTGTGTGTCACTTTGCAGGCGCTACCTCCATACCTCTGCAAGCTGGGTGTAACTTTTCAGAGGGGTGAGCATCACATACCCACTATGTAATTTCTACAAAGTTAACACCACTCGCATACAGATGGTTTCTCACAAACATCACGAGTCAGTGTGCTCCTCACAGAGGTCAGCTACATGCACATGTATATTCAATAAACTGTATgttactcaaacacacaaatattgtgtttatttaaagtCCACCTACTACAATGGTAAgttcatttttgaatgaatgaatctttaTTATCATCACACAAAGGCATGATGAAATTTCGGTTGGCTCTCAATGGgataacaaacatttaaaagacaCAGTGAAAAACTAAAAGGCCTACATTAAAAGTCAGCATAAAAACCAGTGTTATTAAAAAGGTAAGAGTCAGTAGAAAGTGGCAGCACATTAAAAACCTAGCAGCAGGTACACAAAGTGTATGTTTGCTTTGATAGTCATTTTAAAGGCCACAGCTCTGGGATAAAAACTGTCCTTAAGTCTGTTTATTTTGGCTTTGATTGTCCTGAACCTTCTGCCAGAGGACAACTTTTTaagtattaaaaacaacaacagctgaaaTATGCCCAGTTTAATCAGAAACTGACTTGTATGTCTTTGTCCTGGTCTGCACAGAGTGTTTCTgcgaaggaggagaggacaaacGCATCCCTCTCCTCAGGGACGTTTTCGATGCCTTTCCTAACACCCCTGTCAACATTGACATCAAGGTCAACAATGACACGCTCATcaagaaggtgtgtgtgtgtctgtgttttcttccttttggtTTTTAACCCTCTTATAAAACAATCACAAAGACTTTGAAACAGAGATCCATCATTGTCATATTGTCATGATCAGATTCCCTATTGCAACTATCTCTTCGTCAGCCAAATTCTCAGTGTCATGAAGTTGGTTGGCGTTAAGCAGTATTGAATGGCAACATTAAATGTCTGATTCCTGTTTCACACCTGTGTAACATATGTTATATTTCATCCCTCCAGGTCTCCGAGCTGGTTGTTAAGTACGACAGAGAACATCTGACTGTGTGGGGCAACGCCAATAACCAGATTGTCAAGAAGTGTTACAAAGAGGTATTTTTTACATGAGAGGTTATTTTATAACATCCACATTATAGTTTTATTATAATGACATAGAGTAGAGCTTGTTATTTTGGTTAACCGATTGTAAGTATTATAATCCAAAttcacatttgttgttttaagaAGAATTGATAACAGCTAACAACAAGCCATCAATAACAAGAGCACTCAGTGAGTGCAAGCCCTCCTGTAACCATGGCGCAGACCtatcttttctattttctaaatgaattaaaatctgCTCATAACATTTTGAGTTATCCTGcttaaaagcaaacaaactgaACTAAACAAATCTCCTCCttggaggagggaaaaatatttttttcatgtaatagGCCCTATTGTGGGATGAATGAGGGCCTGTATGAGAGACATATTTcaatattgtaaataaattTGTATCCACTGCCTAGCGGAGTggatttttaatctttttttaatcaggtataaaaacaaacaaatcatctCTAGAGTCTTTTTGAAAGTATAGACTCATATCATCACTGATCACCACGTGTGgcttaaaaatgattaatgaatcACAAGGAAACTTACCCTGAATCCTGGCTGTATGATTGTGTTTTGCAGAATCCTCGAATTCCAGTGTTGTTCAGTTTTCCCAGAGTGTTGCAGCTGTTGGGCCTCTTCTACACTGGCCTTCTGCCATTTGTTCCCCTCAAGGAGCAGTTTCTAGAGATCCCCATGCCTTCCATTATCACCAAGTAGGTTTACACATGAAAATACTATTGGAAATGAGATCCATATAAAGAGTAGAGAGGACAAAGTAGTGCTGTGCTCTACATTTTGTCGTGACTCAACATTTTCTTGTTGGGAAGTAATTTAAAAAGACCacaggacacaaaaaaagaaatgaccccccaaaaaagacaaaaagagacacaaaataaccaaaaacataacataaggagaaacaaaagagacatGAAATGTctaaacaaaggaaaagaaagggacACTATGATCACCAGGAGAATCTGTGGGTCTTGCTCTTGTGTAGGAGGGCAGAGAGGCCTTTACATGTCTGTGGCCAGGGGCCCACAGTGTCATTTTTGAACCATGGttgttgtactgtatataaaaatggacgtattCACCAGCTagggaaaatgaagccaatatggaagtgcctgaaacctccTTCTGTGGaaacaccagcagagggcgactcccttGCTGCAAAAAGATGTGTttccatagaagtctatga
Coding sequences within it:
- the gdpd1 gene encoding lysophospholipase D GDPD1, with amino-acid sequence MCAAVYVLSTVTGYVLTSALLLKCPTLLHRRKREPFLSRHISHRGGAGENLENTMAAFKHAVNLGTDMLELDCHLTQDEEVVVSHDANLKRATGINAQISDVAYAALPPYLCKLGVTFQRECFCEGGEDKRIPLLRDVFDAFPNTPVNIDIKVNNDTLIKKVSELVVKYDREHLTVWGNANNQIVKKCYKENPRIPVLFSFPRVLQLLGLFYTGLLPFVPLKEQFLEIPMPSIITKIKDPDGLTRSQRFITWLADTLLMRKTLFKHLTARGIQVYVWVLNDEEDFRRAFDLGATGVMTDFPTRLKGFMDGNGLSKLQ